AGCGACCAGGTTCCGCACAACACGCCGAGTTTCTGCACGATCGGGATCGGCGCAAGGATGGTCATGTAGAGGCCCGCGACGTCGCACATGATGCCGAGGCAGGCCGGCGCGAACATCGAGGCCAGCGCGGCGCCGGCCGCCTGGTTCTTATCCTTGACCTCGTAAAGAATTTCATAGTAGCGCCGCGTCATCTGCAGCGAGTGGCTGAGCGCGCGCGCGATGAGCAAGACCGGCACGACCAGGGTCAGCGGCTCAAGGTTGAGCCCCATCCAGCCGCCCGCGCCGACGCCCCAGATGGCCGAGAGCGCGCAGGCGATGAGCGGGGTGGCGGCGCCGGCGAGGCTCCGCATGTAATCGACGTGCGCGATCGTGATCAGCGCGAAGGAGAGCAGGAAGATCCATGCCGCCTGCTCGCCGTAGTAGTAAACCCAGCCGATCAGCATGACCCGGCCGGCCGGGTAGTACTCGATATTCGGGTCCGCCTCCTTGTCCAGCATCTCGTGCACACGGTTCCAGACCTGCATGAAGTCGATGCCGTTTTCGTGGAAGCCGGCCGAGAGCATCGCCGCCTTTTCGTCGGGCGAGACCAGGATGTTGGTCACGCCGGGAGCGATGCGCGCGCGATCCCGCACCGCCAGCGCTCCCGCCTCATCCTTGGGCGGTATGTCGGGCATCACCGGAACCGACTCGGCGCCCTCGGGCGTGGCTCTGGTGACGCGGACTTTGCTCGACGCGATGGAGGTTATGGTGACGTGGTCGATGCTGGGGATGAGGTCGATCGCGCGGGTCAGACGCCAGATGCGAGCGAGCGTGTCGGGAGTGTAGATCGTGCCTTTTTTGACCTTGATCAGGATTTCAACGTTGATGGGGGTGGAGAACTGGGAATACTGCTTGAAGGTGTCGATGATGGTGCTGTGCTTGGGCAGAAGGTCCGAGAACGAGGTCCTGAACTCCATCCGCATGCTGCCAACCAGGGCGAGCACGGTTATCAAGCCGCACAGCGCGATATAGTGCCAGCGGTAGCGGATCAGAAAATGAGCGGTTCTTTCACCGACTGCCATCGAGTTTTCCCTCCCAAACAGCGGCGGGTCCCGCCAGAAGCAGGGTGTCGGGTCCTACCGGAAAGGCTGATGCGATCCAGTCGAGCCGGACCGGAGAGACTGGCATCTCCTGCCAAGTCCATCCGTTGTTCTGATGCTTACCAACCATCAGGAAGCCGGCGCTGGTTCCCACCAGTTGACCGTCCGGCGTGCAGGTCAGACCGAAGAAATCCGGCTTGCCCGCAATCGTCTCGGTGCGCCAGTCGGCGTTGGGCTCTTTGATCACGAGCAGGCCCTGCTGTCCCGAGGAGTAGAGCGTCCCGCCGCACTTGACGATGTTGAAGAGCGCGGGTTCGACCGGAGCGGCGCCGCTGATTCCGGCGGCCGCATCGGCCGCCTGCATCGGAGTCCCTCCGACCGGCACCTTGGGCTTGTTCGGCGTACCCAGGTCGCGAGTGTCGGTCGCGACCCCGCCCTTGACGGTTACCACCGTCTCTTCCTCGCCGACCACGTAAGCTGTCGTGTCGTCGGCGAACGCTACGCCATAGAGATGCGGCGTCGTGCCACTGCTCCAGGTCGTATTTACCTGATGCCATTCTTTGGAGCCGGCCGGCCGGTCGAGGATAGTGCCGAACGAACCGGCGACGACAAACTCGCCCTTGGCGCTCGCCGCGACCGCGAACAGCCGCTCGGTAGTGCCGACGTCATGGCGCGTCCAGGTGTCGTAGCCTGCTGCCACTTCGTAGAGGCTGCCGGCCTGCCCGACGGCGACGCCATCGCCGGAGGGCGCAAAGGCGATTCCGAGCATCGCCATGCCGCCGGTGTCTGAAATCGTTTTCCACGGAGATTGCGGCGTGCGCTTGACCAGGATGCCAAAGCTGCCGGCTACCCAGGTTTGCTCGCCACGCATCGCGATTGAGAAGACCATGTCGTGCGGCGTCCCGAGCCACGCCGGCATCACCACAAACGGCGCCGCCGAGGCCAGGCCAATCAGGCAGGCGCCCAAGAGCAGCAGCGTCAACGCTGCCACGCAAGAATTCACTCGCATGCTTTCTTCCCCAAGTACGGCCCCGGATTTCCCCCGTCCGAGACCTTCATCGCCCGCGTGCGTCTAACAGAGCCGGTTTGCTCGCGTCAACCGTCCGCGCCATCTCATTGCAAAACCTGCATTGCTGTTCGGCATTTACAGGTTGGCTAATGGTGCAGCGTCGCAAGCAATATAACGGGCTCTGAAATGTTGCAAGCGTAAGTGACCGATTGTTGGCGACGTTATCGAGGAACCGTCCTTGCGTTCGGGCTATTTGTGAGGTGAGCGGGCCCGGCGACGAGGCTCCAGCTGTGCCGGGCTTGCGCGGATGGCGGTCGGTCTGGTAACTCGGCGCATCCGTGGCCTATGCGCCCGCCCGAGGGCCGAAAATCGTCGCGTCCGCGTTGAGAAGCTAAACAAGATGCGTATCATCGGCAAAATCGTGCGACAGGCCGAAATGGTTAGACGAGTGACGGTCCCGGCGATCTGCAGCTTTGCGATTGCCCTGGTGACGCTCATCGCAGCTGCAGCGCCCGCGCGCGCTGGCACTTTCAGCCTCACCGCAGAAATCGACCCCGCCCGCCAGTACCATACCGCGACCCTCTTGCCCAGCGGGAAGGTGCTGGTCGCCGGCGGCTACGGCAGCGGCGGCGTCGGATGGCTCATCGATTGCCAGCTCTACGATCCGGAAAAGGGCGAATTCGGTCTGACCGGCAGGCTCACTACGCGGCGCGACGCCCATACGGCGACCCTGCTCCCCAATGGCAAAGTGCTGGTAGCCGGCGGCGAGGAGGTCAACGAGGGCGGCTTCTCGGTTCTGCTCGCCAGCGCTGAACTCTACGACCCCGGAAGCGGCCTGTTTGCAAACACGGGTTCGATGATCACCGGGCGCGAGCTGCACACCGCGACCCTGCTCTCCAACGGCAAGGTGCTGATCGCGGGCGGCGAGGACGCCAAGGGCTACGCCGTCACCCGCTCGGAACTCTACGACTCGGGGATTGGCGCGTTCACACCCACCGGCAGCCTGAGCGTCGGCCGCTACGGACACACGGCGACGATGCTTGCGAACGGCGAGGTGCTGATCGCGGGCGGCGAGCGGATCGACGAAGACGGTTTCGATATCGCGCTCGCCAGCGCCGAGATCTACAACCCGTCCACGGGCAGGTTTACTCCGACCGGGAGCATGCGCAGCGCGCGCAAGCATCACACGGCGACGCTTCTGCACGACGGACGCGTGCTGGTGGCCGGCGGCGAAGACAACAACGGCCACGCGCTCGAGAGCGCCGAGGTGTACAACCCGGGCAGCGGTGCGTTCCAGACCGTCGGGCGCATGATGGCTGCGCATGACAGCCATACCGCGACGCTGCTCGGCGACGGGCGCGTGCTCATCGCCGGCGGCTTCAGCGGCGCGAGCGGTGTTACAGCAGCGGCCGAGCTGTTCGACCCGGCGGGCAACCGCTTCGAAGGCACGGGCAGCATGCACATCGCGCGCGAGTTCTTCACCGCAACGCTGATGAGCGACGGGCGCGTGCTGATGGTCGGCGGGTTCGGCTTCAACGCGTCGAGCGGGTTCGATCTGGTCGGGCCGTGCGAGATTTACTCTCCGTAAAAATTCGCCGTCAGTGCAGAGTCAACCGCTAGTGGGGCGAGGGCGCCGCCGGATTGAGAGGGGCAGGCGCCGGTGCCGCGGAGGCCGAAGGACGAGCGGTCGGCTGGGGCGTGCCCCTTATCGCGCGCTCGCGAGCCGCTTCCTCGGCGGCTTCGTCGCGCTCGGCCGCCTCGGTCATGCGCCGCGCCGCCTTGGCCCCCAGCGATTGGGTCTGCCAGTAGGGCTTGCCGATCTCGACCCACTGCCCGTTGCGCAGCGCGTAAGTGAATTGGAGGTACTTGATCCTGCCGGTCGCGATCCCTTTGGTCATCTCGCCCTTGTTGGGCACGTACTCGGCGCCGGCGCACTTGGCGTGCACGATAATTCCGTCGCGGCCGCTGCTTGGCATGTATTCGAAGCGCTGGCTCAGATCGATGTACGGTTTGTCGTCGGCGTGCTTTTCCTCCTCGGCGCCGAGGTAGTAGCCGAACTCGGTTGAGAGCTTGTCGTTGAGCGACTGCAACTGCGAGTGATTGAGCGCTTGCGCGGCCGCGCGATGCGCGAGCGCAAGGCCGAGCGCCATCGCGCCGACCAGGCATCCCGCGGCCCTCAGCCGGCGGCCGCGCCGCGAAGCATCCGTCATTGTTCGTTTTCGGTTATCTGGCGGCCGAAGGCGGCCAGGTTGCCCTGCCACTGCGCGCCGAGCGCGAGGATCAACACCTGCTCGTTGATGTGCACGTTCTGGGTCAGCGGGCGCATCCCGCCGCCGCCCGCCGCGGCGAGCATCTTATAGGTCTCGCGCGTGTCCTGGTAAAACTCGGCCAGCGGCGAGATCGCTTCGCCCGGCGGGCGGCCGCTGTGCGTCTTGAGCCAGAATTCGCGCTCGTAGCGCTCGTGCTCTTCGGCCGAGACGTCGATGGCGTTGAACGTGCCGTCCTGCGCACGGAAGCGGGCGATCAGCGAGAGCAGCGGGCCGTAGTCCTCGAAGCGCGGGGGAGAGTCGCCAACCAGCACGATCACCTTCTTGGCGTATGGTTTCCAGTTCATCTGGTTGACCGCGGTTACGCACGCCGAATAAACATCGCCCTGCGAACCGTGGCCCTTGGCGGCGATGCCGCTCAGAAAGGTCTGCAGCCGATGGCTGGAAATTGTCAGCGGCTCGATGTCCACGCGTTCGCTGCGGCCGCCGAAGACCACGATGCCGATGCGTGCAATCGGGACCAGGCGGTGAATCGCCATCACCAGCTCGTCCATCCGGTCGCGCACGTCATTGATGATCAGGTCCATCGAACCGGTGTCGTCGATCACGAGCACGATGTCGAGCCCTTTGCGTCTCAGCTCGCCGATGAAACCGCCGAACCCGGTGCCCATCCCGGGCCCTGAGCCCGAACCGATCCCGTTGCCGCCGCCGGTGCCGATTCCGCCCGCCGATGCGTCGCGAACGTAGGTGCGCGTCGGTTGCACCACGGTGTGTGAGATTTCAGGCGCGACCTTCGGCACCACCATCTGCGGCATCGTGTCCGGCATGGTCATCTCGGGCATGTCGACGTCGCGCATTTCGTCGTGCTTCGAGCCGCCACCGCCACCGACCTGCTGCAGCGTGACCATCAGCAGCTCGCGCGCGTTCTGCACCTTGATGGTCGCGATCAGGACCAGCAGCAGGAGCACATGTAGGGCGACCGAGAGCGGGAACGGCCCGATCAGAAAGCGCAACGCGTCGCGAATGCTGTGGCCGGCTTCGTCGATGCGCGCTTCGTCCTCGTAAACGCCGGCCGGCGGCGCGTTGCGCCGCGCCATGATCCGGCTCAGCACGAAGGCGAGGGCGGCGACCGAAGCCATCGCGATAATGACTACAGCGTAAAGCGGCATGGACAGAATTTCCCGCGATTAAATTGCGATCCCCAAGCCGATAGCGATTCCGGTCCCCCTGATAACGCTATCATCAATGACCACGCCCGCAATCAGGC
This genomic stretch from Candidatus Binataceae bacterium harbors:
- a CDS encoding kelch repeat-containing protein, which translates into the protein MRIIGKIVRQAEMVRRVTVPAICSFAIALVTLIAAAAPARAGTFSLTAEIDPARQYHTATLLPSGKVLVAGGYGSGGVGWLIDCQLYDPEKGEFGLTGRLTTRRDAHTATLLPNGKVLVAGGEEVNEGGFSVLLASAELYDPGSGLFANTGSMITGRELHTATLLSNGKVLIAGGEDAKGYAVTRSELYDSGIGAFTPTGSLSVGRYGHTATMLANGEVLIAGGERIDEDGFDIALASAEIYNPSTGRFTPTGSMRSARKHHTATLLHDGRVLVAGGEDNNGHALESAEVYNPGSGAFQTVGRMMAAHDSHTATLLGDGRVLIAGGFSGASGVTAAAELFDPAGNRFEGTGSMHIAREFFTATLMSDGRVLMVGGFGFNASSGFDLVGPCEIYSP
- a CDS encoding vWA domain-containing protein, which codes for MPLYAVVIIAMASVAALAFVLSRIMARRNAPPAGVYEDEARIDEAGHSIRDALRFLIGPFPLSVALHVLLLLVLIATIKVQNARELLMVTLQQVGGGGGSKHDEMRDVDMPEMTMPDTMPQMVVPKVAPEISHTVVQPTRTYVRDASAGGIGTGGGNGIGSGSGPGMGTGFGGFIGELRRKGLDIVLVIDDTGSMDLIINDVRDRMDELVMAIHRLVPIARIGIVVFGGRSERVDIEPLTISSHRLQTFLSGIAAKGHGSQGDVYSACVTAVNQMNWKPYAKKVIVLVGDSPPRFEDYGPLLSLIARFRAQDGTFNAIDVSAEEHERYEREFWLKTHSGRPPGEAISPLAEFYQDTRETYKMLAAAGGGGMRPLTQNVHINEQVLILALGAQWQGNLAAFGRQITENEQ
- a CDS encoding MMPL family transporter — its product is MAVGERTAHFLIRYRWHYIALCGLITVLALVGSMRMEFRTSFSDLLPKHSTIIDTFKQYSQFSTPINVEILIKVKKGTIYTPDTLARIWRLTRAIDLIPSIDHVTITSIASSKVRVTRATPEGAESVPVMPDIPPKDEAGALAVRDRARIAPGVTNILVSPDEKAAMLSAGFHENGIDFMQVWNRVHEMLDKEADPNIEYYPAGRVMLIGWVYYYGEQAAWIFLLSFALITIAHVDYMRSLAGAATPLIACALSAIWGVGAGGWMGLNLEPLTLVVPVLLIARALSHSLQMTRRYYEILYEVKDKNQAAGAALASMFAPACLGIMCDVAGLYMTILAPIPIVQKLGVLCGTWSL